The Jaculus jaculus isolate mJacJac1 chromosome 1, mJacJac1.mat.Y.cur, whole genome shotgun sequence nucleotide sequence GGGCTTCTCTCAGGAAGCCTTTTCTTAGGAATGAAGGGCTGCTCAGAAGTTAACAGGAAAGGAAGTGTAATTACTGTGGGATTGGAGCACGCAATGCAGATTAAAGGAACTTCATTAACCAGCCTGAAGGTGGGGTTGTAGAGGGAGAGGACGAGGAAAGTCTTGCTGGAACACGCTCACTTTGAAGATTCAGCAGAAGGCCAACTACAAAAAGGGAGTTGGAGAGGGAGAGTCACAGACAGCGTGTTCTAGGCAGAGAGAAGAACATGTTCACAGGCATGGAGATGTGTGTGGGAGAGTTGCATACTTTAGAGAACTGCACCAACTTCACCTGGCTCAGTCTGCTTGGATACCGAAGCAGTAGATGAAGGAGAGTCTAAATGGAAGGAGGTGCAGCCTCTGCCCCCTCCCTAGAGGCCCCACCCGTTCCGCCCATGTTCTGCACCTGCAAGACTTCTGCCTGCGCAGGGGCCACGGTGCCACACCCAGAAGAGACCAGCTAGGATCAGGAGCAGCGAGACGGGCGCAGCCACCAGCAGCACGTCCTTGTAGGAGGCCCTCCCTGGGGCTAGACACGGAGGGGAAGGGTTAGCGGTGGGCCTGGCCAATTCCATTCCTCCCCCTCTGCCCACTGGCCCTTGGCATACCTGCCTCGTGATGGCAGCTCTCCCAGGGGATGACTGTGGCCACATCCAAGCTGACAGGGTTGGAGGCAATGCAGGAATAAGCCGCATCCTTGTCTCCTGGTCCCAGCGAAACATGCAGCCCCTGTCCCTCCGTGGAAAGGCTGGGTAGTTGCACTCCAAAGTCCTCTGGCCCCTCCCGTTGCCAGGTATAGGTAACATCACTGGTATTAGGGGTCCAGCAGGTTAAGAAAACCTGGCAGGTATTTGGGGGCTGGGTAACCCCTGCTACAGCAACAAACACTTGAATGGTGGGTTTGGGTACCGCACCTGTGTGAGAGGAGAAGACCAGGTGTGCAGTTACGGGGGTGCTGGGCCAGCCCACAGCTCGGGGCCCGGGCCCTGTGCATGCCTAGAAGACTCTCTCGTTCTacaactttgtttttcttctcagtgTCCACAAGACAGAAGCTGATTCCCTAACCCTGTATTCCAGACCCTTCATGAAATGACTCATGTCTGCTTCCCAAGCTTTACTTCCTGCTTACAACCCGTACCAATCTGTAGTTCTCTCGAAcatgttttgttcttgttgtttagtCATTTTGtcttattgtatttttgttttgcgACAAGATCTCATGTATACCGTGCTggatttgaacttgctatgtgtctgaggatgaccttgaacttctgatcctcctctgcatccccagtgctgggattacaggcatatatgcCACCACCGTGCTCAGTTTATTAAGGTCAAACCCACGGTCTTATTCAtgttaggcaaacattctacaAGCTGAATTACATTTTTAGACGCCCcctctttttttggtgttttgaggtagggtctcattctagcccaggctaacctggaattcactgtgtagtctctggttggcctcgaactcacagtgatccttctatctctacctcctgagtgctgggactaaaggtatgtgccaccacacctggcttcttagcccacttaaaaatgttttagtggggagacttccggttaagatggcggcgtaggtaccacgccaaagcagcccagggggaaaaagaccaaaaaaactcagcaaaatacacacttttactaaaaagcgagctgtataggaaattgaagtggcagtggagaggtagaagagatccagagcccgtgcaggccggcaaaagcgggcCGGGCAGGTCTGCCGACTGTGGCGGTGGCAATGCACCAGAAAGCGGCtgggctcggctccagccgcaggaaaagccaggtgcgggagcttcccctcacaccgcgctctcctcAAACTCTAAAAATGTTTTAGTACTTTACTGtgataaaacaatccaaaagtaGACTATACAAAAaggagactatatatatatatatatatatatatatatatatatatatatatatatatggttacatAATCAGAAAGTTAGTaagaaatgaacagaaaagagaataataataatgaactgTACAAGTGAATTAGAAGCAGACACTAAATGGAAAAagacatggcctctagccacataTGCATTCCATAATAAAGAACGCACCCTACCTTTCATGCTTCCATACAGCTTCCACATGGCTCACCTACACATAAacgctccctctctccttttctgaagaCAGAGTCTTAGCTTGTAGTCCAAATGGGCCCGAATTcattatataacccaggctggcctcaaattcacaatcctcctgcctcacctccagaGTGTTAGGATTGCAGGGTCATGTCACCATGCTCTGGTcctgtgctttcctttctttcttgcctaGAAAACTCATGCGTCCTTCAAGTTCTGGCTTGGACATACTGCTGAATGTCTTGATTACAAAGCCTCTGACAGTAAGACTATGGCTCTGAGCTCTCCAAGGtctttgtttattatatattattattatatatgtgtgtgtatttatatataatttatttatttatatttatatatatatatacaatttatttatgcaagaaagagaggaaaggaaggaagaaaatgggcacaacagggcctctagtcactgcaaatgaactccagaagcatgcgccaccttgtacatctggcttacgtgatctctggggagttgaacctgggtccttaggcttcgcaggcaagtgcctcaacagctaagccatttctccagtcctgtttatATCTTTTTGTAGCACTTCTTTCACAGCGTGTCAGTCAGTCAACAAGGGATGACACGTCATTATTAATTAAGGCAAGAACACTCATTCCTAGACTTTTGAAGCTTAGGTGAGGGAGACAGATGCTGGCAGGTGATTATGAAGAACCCAGCAAATAATTGCGCGAGGGTAGAACGCTGGGAGGGAGGAGCCCAGAAGTAAGGGTTCTCTCTTGTTATCTCAGTAATCTTCACTCTGTGCTGGCAAATTGGGGCTTGATACCTGAGCTGTTGAACAAATTGGTATCCCGGCATCCTAAGCAGTGGATCCCTCATTCCTGTATAGATTGATGAGCCGACCCTGAATCTCTGTGGCTGGGGCCAGTGGGAGAGCATTATGGTGTCAACAAGGGGGGCTCAGTCTCTGACAGCATTCCAAAGTCAAGCGGCGTAGAGCCTCATTAATGCCAGCTCAATCTGGTGGGATGTGTgatatgaaaaaagaaatgatttgctGGGCATACTAATAGCATAAACAAAGaagacggggtggggggggatgttTACACCACTTAAGAGAACAAGCTGCCTTCCCAGCGCGATCAGGCACCGGTAGAAACACCCATCGACTTTTTCTAGTAACCGATCTGCTAATCCAAATCATTCTTATCTATTGTCAAAGCAGAGCTCCCGAGGACGGCTGCTTGGCGGCTTCCTGCAATTAGTTCTAATCACGCTATGTATTTGGAAGCAATAAAACAGCAATTTCCTTGAAATCTGTAATTCAGATCCCGAGAACCAGGCATTTTGGAGCGTACTGGCGTGGGTGCCGCGTGCAGGACCGCAGTCCGCGTCCTCAGCTCACAAGCGCAGCAGCTGAGGCTTGCTCGGGGTGCGGGGGAGCTCCGGGGGCTTGGGCGGCTGCAGGGGTTATTCACCGTGCAGGGCCGTCGGGCTAGGGGGCTAAAAGGGTGCCGAAGTGCAGTCAGCATGCTGCTTGCTAAGGGGTGCCACCTGGGTCAGCGCGTCCTTCTTCCAGAGGTGCGCCCTCTGAGGGCATGCCAGCAATCCGGCTCGGCTGGCCCAAGGGCCGCCAAGATGGCGAGTCTCAGGGACAACCCCCCCGCCCCCTTAGTTTGCTTacatcctttctcttcctttcttctgtcttcccAGCTGCCTTGCCATTCTTAAATTTGGACTCCTTTCACCCTCCAAATTTTCTGAGCTTTACTGACTGGTGCTTTGGAGGTTCTTATATGTCTTTCCCAGGCCATCAAATAGACAAGGTGAATGGGAGCTAAAAGACTTTATTCCTTGAGCAGCAGAAATGGAtggagggggtggaggaggcagaggaagggttgttgggaaagaaaaacaaaggccaCCTGCGCCTTAGAAAATTCAGCCACTCCGGCTGTGAGAAAGACGCAGCTGCATGAATAACCCTGGCAGATACTGTGGACCCCAAGACATTAAAATAGTGATTGCTTTGAGCCCTTAAGTTTTTTaatatcatattcttttttttttttatttgagagcgacagacacagagagaaagacagatagagggagagagagagaatgggcgcgccagggcttccagcctctgcaaacgaactccagacgcgtgcgcccccttgtgcatctggctaacgtgggacctggggaaccgagcctcgaaccggggtccttaggcttcacaggcaagcgcttaaccgctaagccatctctccagccctgagccctTAAGTTTTGAGATGGCTTTGCAAAGGTGAATGAATGATTGAGAGAACCCAAACGCATGTAGTTAAACATCTCTCTAAAAGGCCTCTCTGTGTGATGTGTTTTGCTATATAGCCATGGCTGGTCTGGTACTTGAAATGCAATAGGAGTTGGCCTCCAACccacagcaatccccctgccttaGACTCCCAAGTGCCAAGAGTATAGGCAtattccaccacacctggataaaagACCTTTTAAAACATATAGGGGTGGGGTTCAGATCAGTGGTAGAACTGGGACTTAGCacgaaacaaacaacaaaatcccagaccaaagaacaacaacaaaagcaagcaaacaaaaatacccCACCAGTTACACCAAAAAGAAATATAACACAAAAATCCTGTACATAACTATATAGtctattttgaatttaatttctaAGTTAAGACTAGTTATGTCATAGTGTACTAtacaaccttttctttttcttttcagtgactGGTAAATAAAATAATGGTACCACTTATAATCTATATAATGATACCCTAGAATTAATGGCCAGCCAGGCTTTGTTCTACATGCATTTGCAAAGTCCACTGCACTTCAGCCTGTGCTGAAGCGCTGGTCATGGTAATATGATAGGACTCACTTTATAAATGACAAAGGTGAAGGTCAGGGAGGCTAAGCGTCATGTCCCAGTCTGCTGAGCCAAGAAAAGACTGAGTGGAGCACAGACAAGGATGTGGCGGCaaggcctgctgctgctgctcgaaGGCGCTCACCTGGGAGTGTCTGTGAGGATTTTTTAGATGTGACTGCTGGGGAACAGCTGTTCCCTGACTTCTCAGCATGGCACGGGCACAGACCTTAATTTTCTGGAACCTAGCCCTCCCCAGAAACCCTGGCTTAGGATGCCTAAGTGATGCTTTGTGAGAGGAGGGGTGGAGGGGTGGTCAGAGAACCAGCGTCAAGTACACTCACCATACACCTTGAGCTGCAGAGTCTGGCTCCACGTCTGACCCCCTGTGTCCACCATCGTCAGGGAGAAGTTGCCGCTGTCACCAGACTCCAGGGGCCCAAGCTCCAGGCTGAGGTTGGTGTGTAGCTGAGTCCGGCCCAGGAAGCGGGAGTGGTACAGGGTTTCCAGGGAACCCCGGAAAGACGTGGCCAGGAGTTCTTCAGAAGGCCAGAGAGATCGCCAGATGGCTTCTCGGACTTGGAAGCCATGGGGCCCCTCTGCCACCAGCAGCACCGAGCTCCCCACCTTGCTCAGCACCTGGgtgccagtcactgcaaagggaaGGAGCGCTGGAAGGACAGAAGCACTGGTCACTCCACTTGCGTGTGCACAACCCTCTCTGGCACGCCTGCCTTCAGCTGAGCAGGGGCTAATGATGGTCCCTTCACCTCTGCCAGCTCCACTGAGTTGAGGATGCGCAAGGGTATGCCATGGACTAGGGATAAGAAGATCAGGGAGAGATGGTTCATGAAGCTCACAGAGGAAACCAGACACTCAAGAAACACATACATTAtgttaagtgggctggagaaattgctgagtggttaaggtgcttgcctgcgaagtccaagcacccaggttcaattccctagtacccacgtaagcaagatgcacaaggtggcacatgcaatttggagtttctttgcagtggctggaggccctggtgctctctttctctatctgcctctttctttctgtcaaataaataaataaataaaatatttaaaaatatgttaaatatcATGATGGGGGAAAAATGGGTGCTTGGGGAGAACACAGGTAAGGTGGTAGTGGTCTttactttctgtcaaataaataactaactaaataaaatatttaaaaatatgttaagtaTCATGATAGGGGGAAAAAATGGGTGTTTGGGGAGAACCCAGGTAAGGGGGCAGTGGTCTTTACCTAACCTTGAGGGACTCAGAGAAGAAATGGTTAAGGTGAGACCTGAGGTGGAATGGGCATGAGCCAGGCCAAGCACTGGCTGCTGGAGCAGGGATGGGGAAGGGCTACAGGCCAAGGCACAGTGCTGGGAAGGCCGAAGGGAGGAGGCAGCATGTGCACTGAGGAACTGAAAGTGGGTCTGGGCAGGGGGAGGAATTAGGAGATGACGCCATGGGGTTGGTGAGTTCCTGCCATGCCACAATAGCACTGGACTCTGAGCTTTTCCCCTCAGAGCAAAGAGGGTGGGCGTCTCAGGTAGGGGTTAGACAAGAAAATGACATAATGAGATGCATGGCGAGGAAGATGGCCCAGTAAAGATACGGGAAATGCATTGGAGGTGGGCTGTTTATATTAATTCAAGGGAGAGGTGACGGAAACTTGAGCAGAGGAAGGAAGCAGTAGGGATCGGGAGAAGTGAGACAAGAGATTCATGATGTGATTGGTAGATTTTGGCAATAGTTTGGGTCTGGGATGTGAAGGTGAGGCAGAGATGTTTCCCATGTCCCTGGGATCCACTGGGTACCGTGATCTGTGGTCTGGAACAGGGAAGAAACTGACAAGGGGGTGAGAGGGAAGTTGATGCGGGTCTTGAGGGCTGTATTTGAGTTTGAAGTGTGAGGAAGACAATTCTGCTTGTAGTACCCGCCTTCATTTTCCCTAATTTCTGCTCATTCTGGAAGCATCAACATCTGCTGAAACTTCCTCACTTCGATAAGGATATACcttttgtggtaatttgaatggatgtcccccagtagattcaggagtttattaaagcttgtaacttagatctccagcctggctggaggaagtgtcactgtgggtggatcctatggtccagccctaatgtatgttttttggagggggggtgggagcggatctggaattccagtctagaGGTATGCAGagcgcttgagctctgcctggggtcccggagtgtgcttgcttatggggctggtggtggtgtttctttctgcgtggacctgtgaaaggaggccagcttcttctgcccttatggaacttcccctggatctataagcttcaataaatcccttcctcccataaactgtgcctggtctggaagttcatctgagcaacgtgaagctgactgcaccTTTTATGTCCCCACCATGAGCAAGGATCAGTGCTCATCCTGTTGTTAGCGTCTGTTTCTGAGTCAGCTTCTCCCATCAGTCCATGAGCTCTACAAGGCCCCCAGAAAAATTTTCACTCTTGTACTTGCAGCACTCACCCGGTTTAGGACTAGAAGGTAGAAGCCCAGTAAATGGCATTGAATTCGCTGAGAACTGACCCTGAGCTTGGTGCAgtgggaggccctgggatgcAGTCACTAATGGGCCCAAGTGCTGGGCGTTGGGTAAGGAGACCTTTTCTGGGTGGTCACTCATTGGACCACAATAGCTCTGGTCCTTGTCCACCTTATTGCCCTCCTGGCCCTCGTTGTCTCAATCCTGGTAAGACCTGACTCCAGTGTTAATgcaaagcagaaaaatagcaTACAGAGAGGGCTGCACTGGATGCCAGTCAAGACCGAGGTTCTGTTCTTTCCCAGCTCTGCCTCAGTCAGCTGTGACCTTCTTCTGCATCTCACCTTCCTCCTCTAAGTAAAGTGAGGGGCCTGTGTCAGATCACTTGTATTGATCTTTTCCACCAAGAACCCTTCTGAAAATTATTTAAGGTCTAAAGATGGAGCTCAGTGGGTAGCCTACCTAATATGCacaaaacaaaatcattgaaaaatCAACATGTCCAGGGTCTAGGACAGTGTCGTCATATATCCACTGACTTGAAAGGCTTTGTGAATTAACCAAACTGAGGCTTTATGcacaacataaataaaattaaaaaaaaaagtccaatgtCTAGGGCAGGGGCAATGTCCTCACATACCCAGTGACCTAAAAAGTTTTGTGAATTAACCAAACAGGCCTTTTGGAGGATTAAGGTGTGATTTTCTACCCACATTGAGAGATTCTGAAGAAATATGTAGAGCATTTTGAGACCTCGAGGCCAGGCAGTCAACTAGGAGTGCTGGACAGAGTGACCTCAGAGTCCTTATGAATCTGATGTAAACAGTGGTGTCTTGGGCTTTTCTGCACCCCATGACTCCCATTCCTGGGCCTGAGGAGGGGAATGCAGGTATCAGATTGGTGGACGGGTCACCCAGTGCCGGAAAGCCCACATCTCAGCCTCCAACATCAGCCAGCAGCCATTCTTGAGCCTGTGTGGACCATGTTTACTCTGCTCCTGCCTCTCCTCTACCCAGCGTCCACCTTGCCTTGTATAGGTGATAGGGAGAGAGAACCTCAAGTCCCCACATGCCACTGAAAAAGCACACTTCTCAGACCATAGGGATCATGCCTGCCctccccttttcttctctctctggacTCTGGTGGTCTTCACTATTCCTGCACCCAACTTTCTCTCCAAACCAGCAGGACCAATGGCTCTGTCCTAACTGTCCTGGGCCATACAACTTACTGTGTCTCATGGATATAGATGCCTCTGGTGCTGCCACCTTCTCTCATCTAGGACCCTCCTGCATCTCTTTGTAGGCCCAGATTTAAATGGTGCCCTAGAAGCTGCTCTATTCTTCACTAtgcctttaaaaatcatttatgtgcaaggagagagagagagagataaatgaactccagatgcgtgcactactttgtgcatctggctttaggtggagactggggaattgaaccaaggtcattagggtttgcaggcgaGTGtcttacttactgagccatctctccagctcttcactAATGCCTTCTTAGCTTCTGTCTTCTCACTCGGTTTTGGAAGGAAGCTGCCTAGAAGTCTGAAAAGGGCAGCCAGAGAGAACGCTGCCCCACTTACCTGCGCAGAGAAGCAGATTCCACAGAGACCACATGGCTGTCCTCCTCCGGAAAACACTGCCAACAATAAGAATCCAGGATATCCCAGTCCGGAGGAGAGCATGGAAGGAGCTGTGCCCCTTCTGGGAAGTCCCATGTTCAGAAAGAGGAAtctggttcaaaaaaaaaaagatgcctcgAAAGTGAAAACAGCCAGGATGGAGTAGAAGTTGGCTGTGGACCCAGATGGCCTGGCCGGGCTTCCAGGAGTCAGGTCACTTCTTGTAAACCAGCCTCCTTTCCGTGCACATGGCTGCCTGAAGCACGGGGCCGGGTGTGCCCACTCAGTCATGTGTCCTTACTGTCACCAGTCCTCCCCGCGCCCCGCGCTGCCCGCAGCTTTCTCCATCATCACCTCAGAGGGCCCTCTGAGCCCCCACTCCAGCCAAGCCACTGCTCTTCTGCTTAAAATGTGTCTGTGGCCTCCCGCAGTCCCCTGGATAAAGACCGAACTCTCAACATAATATGTGAGGCTCCGGCTTCTTCAGGCCAGCCGCCCACATCCCCTTTTTGCTCTCTGGCCATCCTAGCCAGAACTACCTCTTTCCAGAACCACCCATTTGATACTTGCACGCATTGTATTGGCCTCTCCACTGGGCATGTTCCATCAATCCTCGCAGACTGAGGGCACCTCTGCGCCCAGCCAGGCTTCCCGACCATCAGCGGGGTGAGAAGCCCCTTCTAGGCCCCCCTGTGTGTGCCTGCCCCTTGGCACATTGCTGGTAGCAGCTTTCTAGACACAGCCAGCAGAGGCCTGTGCTTACTTCTGTGCTCCCCTCAATCCTGGCACATGGTATGTACTTAATGAACATTTGTTAACTGAATggatgcatgctagacaagtttaccagtttttgtttttttatgtgagGCCTATGACTGTTCTCAGAAATGACCTTCCTGTAGCCCTGTGGAAGGTGTTACAGGAGGGAGAATTGAAAGCCAGGATGAGGTTAGGCACCTTGCTGAGGTCACAGAGGGGCAGTTCATAATCAGTTTTGCAACAGCTTTCCCCCTCTCCTCACCCCGTTTCTCTTAGTTCTAATTCCTtggtttcttttaattaattaatatttccaGTCATAGGGAACAAACGCAGGCCCTCAGGCAGCCATGCTCTACCAATGAACTACTTCCCAAGCCCTTAGTTACCTGGTTTCTTATGTCAGGAAAGTCTTTTCAAGCTGTTGCTCTTGAGGAAGATTCCTGAATATCCTCAGTGTGGATGGTTGCATGCGGTCGTGTATGGTCTCCGGCCTATCGAGTCAAACTGGACACCATGCTCAGGACTGAGCCAGGCACGAAGCATATCAGATGGAGGGGTGGTGTGCAGGATGGTTTGGGGTCACCGTCTCTACACTCCACTTGCTCGTAACCAAAATGTTAAAACACATGTACCAGGGAAAGTGGACGTTTCTGGTGGTCAAGTTCTGTCCTGGACCAGTGGACCGTACTGTCAGTCAGCACTGCAGGAGGGAATGGGAAGACCCCTCTGAGGATCCGGCCAGGATTGCTTCCTGAGTAGGTGGAGTTTGAGTGTAACTTAGatcagaaaaggaaaaggagagcaGAGGTTCTGATGGGCCTTGAACCTGAGGAGAGAGCCGATTGTACGAAGACTTGGCAGTGGTAAAGTACCAAGTAGGCTCGGGGGACAAAGAGGGACAGCGGTGAGCTGTCCTGTGAGGCTGAAGTGGGAATCATAGTTCCAACGAACGCTCTGCTTCAGGTGGGCAGGTACAGTGGACTAAAGGAATGTTTCAGAAAGCTTTGCTTGGAGGCAGAGGATCTGCTTTTGACATAGAGGTAACTTCCTGAGGACAGGGCAggctgggagagaaagaattaggaCACCTGGGTAACAGTTGTTGTGATGGCcctggaaggagaaggagaagggccTGAATGGGGGAAGGAGCCGTCCCTACAGAACTTGGAGCTGCCTGGCTGACGGTCAGGATAGAGATGCCAAGGGAGGGGAATCATTTATGACTTTCTTGTCAATTCTGTCATCCATTCATCAAGCATTTATTGAGCATCTGCTCAGGTGCCAGGTACTGAGGACGTAGAGATGAAAGGCTTAGCCCCTGCCCTTAAGGAGTTTGCAGTTTTAGAGGAGGAGATGGCAGACATGACCCAATAATTAACAATCAATGTGGCAAGAACAATGCCAAACGTGTGCCCAGGATGCTATGAAAGCCAGAGGGAAGAGGCTTGCCCCAGCCTCTGGCATGTGGATGGGTGTTCGAGGTGATCCTTGGAGGGTAAGAAGATGGGGTTGGGTTTAGGAACTGAAGCTCTAGAGTTAGACTTGGATCACATCATGGCTGTGACACCCTAAGACAAGTAACTTCTCAGCTTCTGTGCGCTCGCCTGGGGAAGGAGGATTCACAGCAGGATCTGCCTCTTAGTGCTGCCAGTGAACTCCTGCCAGGATTTACAGTGGGTCTGGCCCACACTGAGAGCCTAAATGTCAACCATCGCTACGGACTGGCCAAAGTCAGGGAAGATAAAGGCATGTTTGAAATTGAGCAGCGCTCTGGGATGCTCTTCCAGACTGGAAGCCTCCTGAGGACGGGGACACCAGGTCCCTTTCATTTCTGCACCGTCCGCTGCAGAGGACAGACTTCCTACGAGGGCAGGCATCCATCGAAGTGGATAAGATGGTTCTGGAGTGCAGAGGTCTGGCATGATGGTGACTGTGGGATGCAGGCATggagccagcatgggctacatactgaattcctctGCAGGACACCGGGGACTGTCAGAATTGGTCGTCTCTAGTGGTCCTCTACCCCTCCCATCTCTGTTCCCACGCCTTTTCTTTAGGGGGATTTTGTGGAAGCTGAGGGGCGGGGGTGGAAAGCCAGGCTAGATAAAGGCTGGAAAATAGAAAGGACAAAACTTCTTCCTGCATGTGACAGCTGGAGAAAGAAGGACCGAAGAAGGCATTGCTTCTTTCTCAGCGCAGTGAAGGGTTAAAGTCTGCGGCAGGCAGGCAGGCCGGCCCTCCCCACCGCTGCTAATCACTGGTTCACACCACATTAATTACCCAGCCACAGGGGGGAGTGTGCTAGAGTAAATTAGCAGGTAAGTTCAAAGGGGCCACTCCCTGCATTCCTTAATTAAGAGAGCAGCTGGCAGCCAGggctgcctctctgcctccccggGGCCTTTCTGGGAAGCTGGAGTCAGGAGTCTGCGCGTGCTGAGGCTCGTGAAGCAGCTCCAGCTGCCAAGTGGAACAGGCTGGGACCCACCATCAGCCCACCTCCACCCGGGCTACGGCTGCTCACGGTGGCCGCGCAGGCTGCCTGAACTCAGCCATTAACCCCGAGTCACTGGGAGCAGAGAGTCAGGCTGGGTGGGACTGGGTGAGGGTGCAGCAGGCCGTGCTTCAGATGCCCTGTCTGTGAGGGCAGCGTGGGGGGCCAC carries:
- the Slamf8 gene encoding SLAM family member 8, translating into MWSLWNLLLCAALLPFAVTGTQVLSKVGSSVLLVAEGPHGFQVREAIWRSLWPSEELLATSFRGSLETLYHSRFLGRTQLHTNLSLELGPLESGDSGNFSLTMVDTGGQTWSQTLQLKVYGAVPKPTIQVFVAVAGVTQPPNTCQVFLTCWTPNTSDVTYTWQREGPEDFGVQLPSLSTEGQGLHVSLGPGDKDAAYSCIASNPVSLDVATVIPWESCHHEAAPGRASYKDVLLVAAPVSLLLILAGLFWVWHRGPCAGTKKDACADRVAPETETPPV